One genomic window of Globicephala melas chromosome 8, mGloMel1.2, whole genome shotgun sequence includes the following:
- the CCDC89 gene encoding coiled-coil domain-containing protein 89, which produces MPQEKTALRMDTPPSEEPLDKQNKNLENQEEEMEFKELDGLREALANLRGLSEEEKSEKAKLYSRIQEQSQLICILKRRSDEALERCRILELLNTELEEKRMQDAEKLKAKSEQAQRLEERFMTLAANHELMIRFKDEHKSQNIKLREENEKLRMENDHLFSQALKDQEAKVLQLTARSEALTKELESLKQRSAQEACQAQAREKELLELFQSQQACAHTKDTEQLRNQLQSLKQQHQQAMEQMAKAEEAHSQLNQELQARLQTVTCEKDELLQLSMERGKLLQNKQAEIRQLEEKLETADVARRRALERFEQEAVAVDSNLRVRELQRRLDGIQKAYDELRLQSEAFKKHSLDLLSKERELNAKLRHLFP; this is translated from the coding sequence ATGCCTCAGGAAAAGACGGCTCTCAGGATGGACACCCCACCCTCTGAAGAACCCTtagataagcaaaacaaaaatctagaaaACCAGGAAGAGGAGATGGAGTTTAAGGAACTGGATGGTCTGAGGGAAGCCTTGGCAAACCTCCGGGGACTGTCCGAAGAGGAGAAGAGTGAGAAGGCGAAGCTGTACTCCCGCATCCAGGAGCAGTCCCAGCTCATCTGCATACTGAAGCGGAGGTCAGACGAGGCCCTGGAGCGCTGCCGGATCCTGGAGCTGCTcaacacagagctggaggagaagAGGATGCAGGATGCTGAGAAGCTGAAGGCCAAGAGCGAGCAGGCCCAGAGGCTGGAGGAACGCTTTATGACCCTGGCAGCCAACCATGAGTTGATGATCCGCTTCAAGGACGAACACAAAAGTCAGAACATCAAGCTGAGAGAGGAGAATGAGAAGCTGAGGATGGAGAATGACCACCTCTTCAGCCAGGCTCTGAAGGACCAGGAGGCCAAAGTATTGCAGCTCACTGCCCGGAGTGAGGCCCTCACCAAGGAGCTGGAGTCTCTGAAACAGAGGAGCGCTCAGGAGGCCTGCCAGGCCCAGGCCCGAGAGAAGGAACTGCTGGAGCTGTTCCAGAGCCAGCAGGCCTGCGCCCACACCAAGGACACAGAGCAGCTGCGCAACCAGCTGCAGAGCCTCAAGCAGCAGCACCAACAGGCCATGGAGCAGATGGCCAAGGCCGAGGAGGCACACAGCCAGCTGAACCAGGAGCTGCAGGCCAGGCTGCAGACCGTCACTTGTGAGAAAGACGAGCTGTTGCAGCTGTCCATGGAGAGGGGCAAGCTGCTTCAGAACAAGCAAGCAGAGATCCGCCAGCTTGAGGAGAAGTTGGAGACGGCCGATGTGGCCAGGAGGCGTGCGCTAGAGCGGTTTGAACAAGAGGCAGTGGCCGTGGACAGTAACTTGAGAGTCCGGGAACTCCAGCGCAGGCTAGATGGGATCCAGAAGGCCTACGATGAACTCAGGCTGCAGTCAGAAGCCTTCAAAAAGCACAGCCTGGATCTTTTAAGCAAGGAGA
- the SYTL2 gene encoding synaptotagmin-like protein 2 isoform X4, producing MSKSVPAFLQDESDDRETDTTSEGSYQLSRHKKSPSSLTNLSSSSGMTSLSSVSGSVMSVYSGDFGNLEVKGNIQFAIDYVDSLKELHVFVAQCKDLAAADIKKQRSDPYVKTYLLPDKGKMGKKKTLVVKKTLNPVYNEILRYKIDRQILKTQKLNLSVWHRDTFKRNSFLGEVELDLETWDWDNKQNKQLKWYPLKRKTAPVAFEAENRGEMKLALQYVPEPMPGKKLPTTGEVHIWVKECLDLPLLRGSHLNSFVKCTILPDTSRKSRQKTRAVGKTTNPVFNHTMVYDGFRPEDLTEACVELTVWDHYKLTNQFLGGLRIGFGTGKSYGTEVDWMDSTSEEVALWEKMVNSPNTWIEATLPLRMLLIAKISK from the exons ATGAGCAAGTCTGTTCCAGCATTTCTCCAAGATGAG AGTGATGACAGAGAAACAGATACAACATCAGAAGGCAGTTACCAGCTCAGCAGACACAAGAAGAGCCCGAGCTCTTTAACCAATCTTAGCAGCTCCTCTGGCATGACGTCCTTGTCTTCT GTGAGCGGCAGTGTGATGAGTGTTTATAGTGGAGACTTTGGCAATCTGGAAGTGAAGGGAAATATTCAGTTTGCAATCGACTATGTGGACTCACTGAAGGAGTTGCATGTGTTTGTGGCCCAGTGTAAAGATTTAGCAGCAGCAGATATTAAAAAACAGCGTTCGGACCC ATATGTAAAGACTTATCTGTTACCAGACAAGGGCAAAATGGGCAAGAAGAAAACGCTTGTGGTGAAGAAAACGTTGAATCCTGTGTATAATGAAATACTGCGG TATAAAATCGACAGGCAAATCTTAAAGACACAGAAACTGAACCTGTCTGTTTGGCATCGAGATACATTTAAGCGCAATAGTTTTCTAGGGGAAGTGGAACTTGATTTGGAAACTTGGGACTGGGAtaacaaacagaataaacaatTGAAGTGGTACCCTCTAAAGCGGAAG ACAGCACCAGTTGCCTTTGAAGCAGAAAACAGAGGTGAAATGAAGTTAGCTCTCCAGTATGTCCCAGAGCCAATGCCTG GTAAAAAGCTTCCTACAACTGGAGAAGTGCACATCTGGGTGAAGGAATGCCTTGATCTACCACTGCTAAGGGGCAGCCATCTAAATTCTTTTGTTAAATG TACCATCCTTCCAGATACAAGTAGGAAAAGTCGCCAGAAGACGAGAGCTGTGGGGAAAACCACCAACCCTGTCTTCAACCACACCATGGTGTATGATGGGTTCAGGCCTGAGGACCTGACGGAAGCCTGTGTCGAGCTTACTGTCTGGGACCATTACAAATTAACCAACCAGTTTTTGGGAGGTCTTCGGATTGGCTTTGGAACAG GGAAAAGCTATGGTACTGAAGTGGATTGGATGGACTCTACTTCAGAGGAAGTTGCTCTCTGGGAAAAGATGGTAAATTCCCCCAACACTTGGATTGAAGCAACCCTGCCTCTTAGAATGCTGTTGATTGCCAAGATTTCCAAGTGA
- the SYTL2 gene encoding synaptotagmin-like protein 2 isoform X5 codes for MSDDRETDTTSEGSYQLSRHKKSPSSLTNLSSSSGMTSLSSVSGSVMSVYSGDFGNLEVKGNIQFAIDYVDSLKELHVFVAQCKDLAAADIKKQRSDPYVKTYLLPDKGKMGKKKTLVVKKTLNPVYNEILRYKIDRQILKTQKLNLSVWHRDTFKRNSFLGEVELDLETWDWDNKQNKQLKWYPLKRKTAPVAFEAENRGEMKLALQYVPEPMPGKKLPTTGEVHIWVKECLDLPLLRGSHLNSFVKCTILPDTSRKSRQKTRAVGKTTNPVFNHTMVYDGFRPEDLTEACVELTVWDHYKLTNQFLGGLRIGFGTGKSYGTEVDWMDSTSEEVALWEKMVNSPNTWIEATLPLRMLLIAKISK; via the exons ATG AGTGATGACAGAGAAACAGATACAACATCAGAAGGCAGTTACCAGCTCAGCAGACACAAGAAGAGCCCGAGCTCTTTAACCAATCTTAGCAGCTCCTCTGGCATGACGTCCTTGTCTTCT GTGAGCGGCAGTGTGATGAGTGTTTATAGTGGAGACTTTGGCAATCTGGAAGTGAAGGGAAATATTCAGTTTGCAATCGACTATGTGGACTCACTGAAGGAGTTGCATGTGTTTGTGGCCCAGTGTAAAGATTTAGCAGCAGCAGATATTAAAAAACAGCGTTCGGACCC ATATGTAAAGACTTATCTGTTACCAGACAAGGGCAAAATGGGCAAGAAGAAAACGCTTGTGGTGAAGAAAACGTTGAATCCTGTGTATAATGAAATACTGCGG TATAAAATCGACAGGCAAATCTTAAAGACACAGAAACTGAACCTGTCTGTTTGGCATCGAGATACATTTAAGCGCAATAGTTTTCTAGGGGAAGTGGAACTTGATTTGGAAACTTGGGACTGGGAtaacaaacagaataaacaatTGAAGTGGTACCCTCTAAAGCGGAAG ACAGCACCAGTTGCCTTTGAAGCAGAAAACAGAGGTGAAATGAAGTTAGCTCTCCAGTATGTCCCAGAGCCAATGCCTG GTAAAAAGCTTCCTACAACTGGAGAAGTGCACATCTGGGTGAAGGAATGCCTTGATCTACCACTGCTAAGGGGCAGCCATCTAAATTCTTTTGTTAAATG TACCATCCTTCCAGATACAAGTAGGAAAAGTCGCCAGAAGACGAGAGCTGTGGGGAAAACCACCAACCCTGTCTTCAACCACACCATGGTGTATGATGGGTTCAGGCCTGAGGACCTGACGGAAGCCTGTGTCGAGCTTACTGTCTGGGACCATTACAAATTAACCAACCAGTTTTTGGGAGGTCTTCGGATTGGCTTTGGAACAG GGAAAAGCTATGGTACTGAAGTGGATTGGATGGACTCTACTTCAGAGGAAGTTGCTCTCTGGGAAAAGATGGTAAATTCCCCCAACACTTGGATTGAAGCAACCCTGCCTCTTAGAATGCTGTTGATTGCCAAGATTTCCAAGTGA
- the SYTL2 gene encoding synaptotagmin-like protein 2 isoform X1, which produces MPFGNGKNVNIKPKSINLSPQGKESPGILQPFEISSPNQESKTVDYSQGSKNVGEGIGVLPPTNNYSYSVCKGSHAEDQVPCNTKDVDSLGEEEPKLCVYEKNRRKSEVNFDSSTVIEQWSLKDNVKAERESKGRDSYILKASSESETVESPPEATNNKSPWKEPKVQLQEAGEVPQNQVQREKYKRVSDRISFWEGEKATANLTHKEPTSSFCQERLSAKAYQPVKSMDNLSTGCSKYNNQVTAKQVVLDKDGQAAHLCHFYSSNKTKETRPQISGPSKNDPSAGQPGKVSLFQSKTTEPIRRLPVTDSLHCEKDITFPPLQLPSNVGSEIHTSLEKDRSLIGEWNRNFKVISLKERMDEPNTEQVYNHSQFENLRKFWDLGANPNSQDNIEKNTTTSQKNPVPFNSQKREEFSDIKSSGKNTHERETLLSQKKVPEREEIEKLNSKGTLQVLPNETTFPLRPPRKSTHQLPGYESSKENMGKNTEGFVTPVFKEEKDYSDREIQESLVKTSVFSKDYRDALNDSLQKLLSEASSPVIQPCGGKVHKKQALEPGISENRTWPRKTDFADTEEEAKRPKEIINEHIDKTVAPPKVNSNTLTASLDKLLKEATGPPPSSSQTKCEPATTRIDSESEESRVYEKGIEWSQNTSAYQREILAAFPEAGTSGNSALSQKAQSGSEEEPSPVLKTLERSAARKMPSKSLEDIASDSSNQAKVDNLPEELVRSAEDDQKADQEPDTNECIPGISTVPSQPDNQFSHPDKLKRMSKSVPAFLQDESDDRETDTTSEGSYQLSRHKKSPSSLTNLSSSSGMTSLSSVSGSVMSVYSGDFGNLEVKGNIQFAIDYVDSLKELHVFVAQCKDLAAADIKKQRSDPYVKTYLLPDKGKMGKKKTLVVKKTLNPVYNEILRYKIDRQILKTQKLNLSVWHRDTFKRNSFLGEVELDLETWDWDNKQNKQLKWYPLKRKTAPVAFEAENRGEMKLALQYVPEPMPGKKLPTTGEVHIWVKECLDLPLLRGSHLNSFVKCTILPDTSRKSRQKTRAVGKTTNPVFNHTMVYDGFRPEDLTEACVELTVWDHYKLTNQFLGGLRIGFGTGKSYGTEVDWMDSTSEEVALWEKMVNSPNTWIEATLPLRMLLIAKISK; this is translated from the exons ATGCCTTTTGGAAATGGCAAAAATGTGAATATCAAACCCAAATCTATTAATTTGTCCCCACAAGGCAAGGAAAGTCCAGGCATACTGCAACCATTTGAAATCTCCAGTCCAAATCAAGAGAGTAAAACTGTGGACTATAGCCAAGGTTCAAAAAACGTAGGAGAAGGAATTGGGGTACTTCCTCCAACCAATAACTACTCCTACAGTGTTTGCAAAGGATCTCATGCAGAAGATCAAGTTCCATGCAACACTAAGGATGTTGACAGTTTAGGTGAAGAAGAGCCCAAGCTTTGtgtttatgaaaaaaatagaagaaagtcaGAAGTGAATTTTGACTCTTCAACAGTTATCGAACAATGGAGTTTGAAAGACAACgtgaaggcagagagagagagcaaaggaaGAGATAGTTACATCCTAAAAGCTTCTTCAGAATCAGAGACTGTTGAGTCACCCCCTGAGGCTACCAACAATAAATCTCCTTGGAAGGAGCCTAAGGTCCAACTGCAAGAAGCAGGTGAGGTTCCCCAAAACCAAGTGCAAAGAGAGAAATACAAAAGAGTGAGTGACAGAATATCCTTTTGGGAAGGTGAGAAAGCTACTGCTAACTTAACTCATAAAGAACCGACATCTTCATTTTGTCAGGAACGACTTTCTGCTAAAGCATATCAGCCTGTGAAGTCCATGGACAATTTATCTACAGGCTGTAGTAAATATAATAATCAAGTCACTGCCAAACAAGTGGTCCTAGATAAGGATGGTCAAGCAGCCCATCTCTGCCATTTTTATTCCTCAAATAAAACTAAAGAGACCAGGCCCCAAATATCAGGTCCATCCAAAAATGATCCTTCAGCTGGCCAACCAGGTAAAGTGTCTCTGTTTCAGAGTAAGACAACTGAGCCTATAAGAAGATTACCAGTGACAGACAGTTTGCATTGTGAAAAGGACATTACTTTTCCACCACTGCAACTTCCTTCAAATGTTGGGAGTGAAATACATACCTCTTTGGAGAAAGACAGATCTCTGATTGGTGAATGGAATCGCAACTTTAAAGTTATATCCctaaaagaaagaatggatgaaCCCAATACAGAACAGGTCTATAATCACTCTCAATTTGAGAATTTGAGAAAGTTTTGGGACTTAGGAGCCAATCCAAACAGTCAAGATAATATTGAGAAGAATACTACCACAAGCCAAAAAAATCCTGTGCCTTTTAATAGCCAGAAACGCGAAGAATTTAGTGACATTAAATCATCAGGAAAAAATACCCATGAAAGAGAGACGCTTCTAAGCCAGAAAAAAGTTCCGGAAAGAGaggaaatagagaaattaaattcaaagggCACACTCCAGGTGTTACCAAATGAAACCACATTTCCATTGAGACCACCCAGAAAGTCCACTCATCAGTTGCCAGGATATGAGTCATCAaaggaaaacatgggaaaaaaTACAGAAGGGTTTGTTACTCCAGTGTTCAAGGAAGAAAAGGATTACTCTGACCGAGAGATTCAAGAATCCCTCGTGAAAACAAGTGTTTTCTCTAAAGACTACAGAGACGCGTTGAATGACAGCTTACAGAAGCTGCTTTCAGAAGCCTCGTCACCAGTCATCCAGCCCTGTGGTGGAAAAGTTCATAAAAAACAAGCGCTCGAACCAGGTATTTCTGAAAATAGGACATGGCCTCGAAAGACAGACTTTGCTGATACCGAGGAAGAAGCCAAAAGACCTAAGGAGATCATTAATGAGCATATAGACAAAACAGTAGCTCCTCCAAAGGTCAATTCGAACACTTTGACTGCTAGTCTAGACAAACTCCTGAAGGAAGCAACTGGACCTCCACCCTCTTCCTCGCAAACCAAATGTGAACCGGCAACCACTAGGATCGACTCTGAGTCTGAAGAGAGTAGAGTTTATGAAAAAGGGATAGAGTGGAGTCAGAACACATCAGCCTATCAGAGAGAGATACTAGCTGCTTTTCCAGAGGCAGGAACTTCGGGAAATTCAGCTCTCTCCCAGAAAGCTCAAAGCG GTTCAGAAGAAGAACCCAGTCCTGTTTTGAAAACTTTGGAAAGGAGTGCTGCTAGGAAAATGCCTTCCAAAAGTCTAGAAGATATTGCATCAGATTCATCAA ATCAAGCAAAAGTAGATAATCTGCCAGAAGAATTAGTGCGTAGTGCTGAAGATG ATCAAAAAGCAGATCAGGAACCAGATACAAATGAATGCATTCCAGGAA TTTCCACAGTGCCTTCACAACCTGATAATCAGTTTTCCCACCCTGACAAACTCAAAAGGATGAGCAAGTCTGTTCCAGCATTTCTCCAAGATGAG AGTGATGACAGAGAAACAGATACAACATCAGAAGGCAGTTACCAGCTCAGCAGACACAAGAAGAGCCCGAGCTCTTTAACCAATCTTAGCAGCTCCTCTGGCATGACGTCCTTGTCTTCT GTGAGCGGCAGTGTGATGAGTGTTTATAGTGGAGACTTTGGCAATCTGGAAGTGAAGGGAAATATTCAGTTTGCAATCGACTATGTGGACTCACTGAAGGAGTTGCATGTGTTTGTGGCCCAGTGTAAAGATTTAGCAGCAGCAGATATTAAAAAACAGCGTTCGGACCC ATATGTAAAGACTTATCTGTTACCAGACAAGGGCAAAATGGGCAAGAAGAAAACGCTTGTGGTGAAGAAAACGTTGAATCCTGTGTATAATGAAATACTGCGG TATAAAATCGACAGGCAAATCTTAAAGACACAGAAACTGAACCTGTCTGTTTGGCATCGAGATACATTTAAGCGCAATAGTTTTCTAGGGGAAGTGGAACTTGATTTGGAAACTTGGGACTGGGAtaacaaacagaataaacaatTGAAGTGGTACCCTCTAAAGCGGAAG ACAGCACCAGTTGCCTTTGAAGCAGAAAACAGAGGTGAAATGAAGTTAGCTCTCCAGTATGTCCCAGAGCCAATGCCTG GTAAAAAGCTTCCTACAACTGGAGAAGTGCACATCTGGGTGAAGGAATGCCTTGATCTACCACTGCTAAGGGGCAGCCATCTAAATTCTTTTGTTAAATG TACCATCCTTCCAGATACAAGTAGGAAAAGTCGCCAGAAGACGAGAGCTGTGGGGAAAACCACCAACCCTGTCTTCAACCACACCATGGTGTATGATGGGTTCAGGCCTGAGGACCTGACGGAAGCCTGTGTCGAGCTTACTGTCTGGGACCATTACAAATTAACCAACCAGTTTTTGGGAGGTCTTCGGATTGGCTTTGGAACAG GGAAAAGCTATGGTACTGAAGTGGATTGGATGGACTCTACTTCAGAGGAAGTTGCTCTCTGGGAAAAGATGGTAAATTCCCCCAACACTTGGATTGAAGCAACCCTGCCTCTTAGAATGCTGTTGATTGCCAAGATTTCCAAGTGA